A DNA window from Phoenix dactylifera cultivar Barhee BC4 chromosome 13, palm_55x_up_171113_PBpolish2nd_filt_p, whole genome shotgun sequence contains the following coding sequences:
- the LOC103716753 gene encoding thylakoid lumenal 15 kDa protein 1, chloroplastic isoform X1: MPMAALIPLPPIFTPTTKHCRLSAAPRLGSKSQLPSDHYVLSPPGRPSGHEKNPPLPVHPLPLPPVLGEGLGKASAVALLAASLFLADPAVAFKGGGPYGAEVTRGQDLTGKDFSGKNLVKQDFKTSVLRQANFRGAKLIGASFFDADLTGADLSDADLRGADFSLANITKANLSNANLEGALATGNTSFKGSVIYGADFTDVPLRDDQREYLCKVADGVNPTTGNATRETLLCN; encoded by the exons ATGCCAATGGCCGCTCTCATCCCGCTTCCGCCCATCTTTACTCCCACCACCAAGCATTGCCGCCTCTCCGCTGCTCCCCGCCTTGGCTCAAAATCGCAGCTTCCTTCCGACCATTATGTGCTCTCGCCGCCTGGACGCCCCTCC GGGCATGAGAAGAACCCTCCGCTGCCCGTCCACCCCCTACCGCTACCGCCGGTGCTTGGAGAAGGCCTGGGCAAAGCGAGCGCCGTTGCTCTCCTGGCTGCCTCCCTCTTCTTGGCCGACCCTGCTGTCGCTTTTAAG GGAGGAGGCCCGTACGGAGCTGAAGTGACAAGGGGGCAGGATCTCACCGGCAAAGATTTCAGCGGCAAGAACCTCGTCAAGCAAGATTTTAAAACG TCTGTCCTGCGGCAGGCTAATTTCAGAGGCGCTAAGCTTATTGGTGCAAGCTTCTTCGATGCCGATCTAACAG GTGCTGATCTATCTGATGCCGATCTCAGAGGTGCGGACTTCTCCTTGGCGAATATAACAAAG GCAAATCTCAGCAATGCAAACCTTGAAGGTGCACTTGCTACAGGCAACACATCTTTCAAGGGATCTGTCATATATGGAGCAG ATTTTACTGATGTTCCACTGAGAGATGACCAACGGGAATACCTTTGCAAAGTTGCAGATGG GGTGAACCCAACGACTGGAAATGCGACAAGGGAGACATTACTTTGCAATTGA
- the LOC103716753 gene encoding thylakoid lumenal 15 kDa protein 1, chloroplastic isoform X3, with translation MPMAALIPLPPIFTPTTKHCRLSAAPRLGSKSQLPSDHYVLSPPGRPSGHEKNPPLPVHPLPLPPVLGEGLGKASAVALLAASLFLADPAVAFKGGGPYGAEVTRGQDLTGKDFSGKNLVKQDFKTSVLRQANFRGAKLIGASFFDADLTGADLSDADLRGADFSLANITKANLSNANLEGALATGNTSFKGSVIYGADDVS, from the exons ATGCCAATGGCCGCTCTCATCCCGCTTCCGCCCATCTTTACTCCCACCACCAAGCATTGCCGCCTCTCCGCTGCTCCCCGCCTTGGCTCAAAATCGCAGCTTCCTTCCGACCATTATGTGCTCTCGCCGCCTGGACGCCCCTCC GGGCATGAGAAGAACCCTCCGCTGCCCGTCCACCCCCTACCGCTACCGCCGGTGCTTGGAGAAGGCCTGGGCAAAGCGAGCGCCGTTGCTCTCCTGGCTGCCTCCCTCTTCTTGGCCGACCCTGCTGTCGCTTTTAAG GGAGGAGGCCCGTACGGAGCTGAAGTGACAAGGGGGCAGGATCTCACCGGCAAAGATTTCAGCGGCAAGAACCTCGTCAAGCAAGATTTTAAAACG TCTGTCCTGCGGCAGGCTAATTTCAGAGGCGCTAAGCTTATTGGTGCAAGCTTCTTCGATGCCGATCTAACAG GTGCTGATCTATCTGATGCCGATCTCAGAGGTGCGGACTTCTCCTTGGCGAATATAACAAAG GCAAATCTCAGCAATGCAAACCTTGAAGGTGCACTTGCTACAGGCAACACATCTTTCAAGGGATCTGTCATATATGGAGCAG ATGATGTTTCCTGA
- the LOC103716753 gene encoding thylakoid lumenal 15 kDa protein 1, chloroplastic isoform X2 produces MPMAALIPLPPIFTPTTKHCRLSAAPRLGSKSQLPSDHYVLSPPGRPSGHEKNPPLPVHPLPLPPVLGEGLGKASAVALLAASLFLADPAVAFKGGGPYGAEVTRGQDLTGKDFSGKNLVKQDFKTSVLRQANFRGAKLIGASFFDADLTGADLSDADLRGADFSLANITKANLSNANLEGALATGNTSFKGSVIYGAGLLLKHL; encoded by the exons ATGCCAATGGCCGCTCTCATCCCGCTTCCGCCCATCTTTACTCCCACCACCAAGCATTGCCGCCTCTCCGCTGCTCCCCGCCTTGGCTCAAAATCGCAGCTTCCTTCCGACCATTATGTGCTCTCGCCGCCTGGACGCCCCTCC GGGCATGAGAAGAACCCTCCGCTGCCCGTCCACCCCCTACCGCTACCGCCGGTGCTTGGAGAAGGCCTGGGCAAAGCGAGCGCCGTTGCTCTCCTGGCTGCCTCCCTCTTCTTGGCCGACCCTGCTGTCGCTTTTAAG GGAGGAGGCCCGTACGGAGCTGAAGTGACAAGGGGGCAGGATCTCACCGGCAAAGATTTCAGCGGCAAGAACCTCGTCAAGCAAGATTTTAAAACG TCTGTCCTGCGGCAGGCTAATTTCAGAGGCGCTAAGCTTATTGGTGCAAGCTTCTTCGATGCCGATCTAACAG GTGCTGATCTATCTGATGCCGATCTCAGAGGTGCGGACTTCTCCTTGGCGAATATAACAAAG GCAAATCTCAGCAATGCAAACCTTGAAGGTGCACTTGCTACAGGCAACACATCTTTCAAGGGATCTGTCATATATGGAGCAG GCCTTTTGTTAAAGCATTTATGA
- the LOC103716754 gene encoding uncharacterized protein LOC103716754 — protein sequence MLQRWKAYIFPAADGGEYRWRRIKTSLVVLSFVLVSYYAVSSRQFWWSGPDCAQASLRFSGGHAPTNLSHIVFGIGGSARTWQRRRRYTELWWRPGEMRGHVWLDEEPPEGQAWPGTCPPYRVSANASRFGARAAPARMARIVAEAYWALGKEEEEWVRWLVMGDDDTVFFPENLVAVLGKYDHQEMRYVGASSESVEQDVMHSYGMAFGGGGFALSRPAAAALARVIDGCLDRYNYFYGSDQRVQSCLSELGVPLTREPGFHQVDIRGDAYGLLAAHPVAPLVSLHHLDYLKPISPRGRTQIEALRSLVDVSRFDPARTIQQCFCYESGPAYNWSVSVSWGYAVQLYPRVLAPKDLEVPLQTFRTWRSFSNGPFTFNTRPLKPDPCEQPLMFFLDRVQDSEATAATMTEYSRNESESGRRCDRPGFDAALQVEAVRVLAPRMDPAAWRRAPRRQCCRTRWTGKGRVMEVRIRYCDPGEITSPP from the exons atgctACAGAGATGGAAAGCTTACATCTTTCCGGCGGCCGACGGCGGCGAGTACCGGTGGCGTCGGATTAAGACCTCCCTCGTCGTCCTCTCCTTCGTCTTGGTCTCCTACTACGCCGTATCCTCCCGGCAATTCTGGTGGAGCGGCCCTGATTGCGCCCAGGCCAGTCTCCGCTTCTCCGGCGGTCACGCCCCGACGAATCTCTCCCACATCGTGTTTGGCATCGGGGGTTCGGCACGGACGTGGCAGCGGCGGCGGAGGTACACGGAGCTGTGGTGGCGGCCCGGGGAGATGCGGGGCCACGTGTGGctggacgaggagccgccggaGGGACAGGCGTGGCCGGGCACGTGCCCGCCGTACCGGGTGTCGGCGAACGCGTCGCGGTTCGGGGCACGGGCGGCGCCGGCCCGGATGGCGCGGATCGTGGCGGAGGCGTATTGGGCGcttgggaaggaggaggaggagtgggTGCGGTGGCTGGTGATGGGGGACGACGACACGGTGTTCTTCCCGGAGAACCTGGTGGCGGTGCTGGGGAAGTACGATCACCAGGAGATGCGGTACGTCGGGGCGTCGTCGGAGAGCGTGGAGCAGGACGTGATGCACTCATACGGCATGGCTTTCGGCGGAGGCGGGTTCGCCCTCAGCCGCCCGGCCGCGGCGGCGCTCGCCCGCGTCATCGACGGTTGCCTCGACCGCTACAACTACTTCTACGGCAGCGACCAGCGCGTCCAGTCCTGCCTCTCCGAACTCGGCGTCCCCCTGACCCGTGAACCCGGTTTCCACCAG GTGGACATCCGAGGCGACGCGTACGGGTTGCTCGCGGCGCACCCAGTGGCACCGCTGGTATCATTGCACCACCTCGATTACCTGAAGCCCATATCCCCGCGCGGCCGCACCCAGATCGAGGCGCTCCGGTCCCTGGTGGACGTGTCCCGGTTCGACCCGGCCAGGACTATTCAGCAGTGCTTCTGCTACGAGTCGGGCCCGGCCTACAACTGGTCGGTGTCCGTGTCCTGGGGCTACGCGGTCCAGTTGTACCCCCGGGTGCTGGCCCCAAAGGACCTGGAAGTCCCGCTCCAGACTTTCCGCACCTGGAGAAGCTTCAGCAACGGGCCCTTCACCTTTAACACCCGGCCCCTCAAACCGGACCCCTGCGAGCAGCCTCTCATGTTTTTTCTGGACCGGGTTCAGGACTCGGAGGCGACCGCTGCTACGATGACCGAGTACTCCAGGAACGAGTCCGAGTCGGGTAGGCGGTGCGACCGACCCGGCTTCGATGCCGCATTGCAGGTGGAGGCTGTTAGGGTCCTCGCCCCCAGGATGGACCCCGCCGCATGGAGACGG GCTCCACGGAGGCAGTGCTGCCGAACGCGATGGACCGGGAAGGGGAGGGTGATGGAGGTTCGCATAAGGTACTGCGACCCAGGGGAGATCACATCGCCGCCGTAG
- the LOC103716778 gene encoding zinc finger protein 10-like, translating to MHSAMEPKRYWMWSRRKLGDRALSSQIPLISVSSSYSKSWEEQAFAEDSAGHLGGCIWPPRSYTCSFCRREFRSAQALGGHMNVHRRDRARLKQSSSPSSEPLENSQHHHLTPRMPPMGTQYPPQTGSLVYNSNPKPNPNCGVPESSLSPKISAASTQEKLSEHTSNSPSYSACVVRDDLKESLFSTTGRPKNSSTSTLRLFTIPELKLRRESLRLRELGCRARRDPHDEDEAIGIKKRRTDPASPLFVKPYSADPQQVKSETLKFSPRPVEELDLELRLGRPP from the coding sequence atgcACAGTGCCATGGAGCCAAAAAGGTATTGGATGTGGAGTAGAAGGAAACTGGGCGATAGGGCTCTCAGCTCCCAGATCCCTCTCATCTCTGTGAGCTCTTCTTACAGCAAGTCGTGGGAAGAGCAAGCCTTTGCAGAAGACTCTGCAGGCCACTTAGGTGGCTGCATATGGCCTCCGAGATCCTACACATGCAGCTTTTGTAGACGAGAATTCCGATCTGCTCAAGCTTTGGGCGGTCACATGAACGTGCATCGGAGGGATCGAGCAAGGCTCAAACAATCTTCAAGCCCTTCCAGCGAACCCCTTGAGAATAgtcagcatcatcatcttacTCCTCGTATGCCACCAATGGGCACACAATATCCACCCCAGACTGGATCTCTGGTATACAACTCTAACCCTAAACCTAACCCTAATTGTGGTGTTCCAGAATCATCTCTCTCCCCTAAGATTTCAGCAGCTTCCACCCAAGAAAAATTGAGTGAGCACACCTCAAACTCTCCTTCCTATTCTGCATGCGTTGTTCGAGATGACCTGAAGGAATCCCTTTTCTCTACCACCGGACGCCCCAAAAATTCATCAACTAGTACTCTCCGACTATTTACCATCCCAGAATTAAAGCTTCGACGAGAAAGTTTGAGGTTAAGAGAATTAGGTTGTCGGGCACGAAGAGATCCACATGATGAGGATGAAGCCATCGGCATAAAGAAACGGAGGACCGATCCAGCCTCTCCCTTATTTGTGAAACCATATTCAGCTGACCCGCAACAAGTCAAATCCGAGACACTGAAATTTAGCCCCCGACCTGTTGAAGAATTAGATCTGGAGCTTAGGCTCGGAAGACCCCCCTGA